ATGGATATTGCGCCAGATCGGTTGCAATTACAAAACATGGCCAAAAGGGATGCTGAATCATTTAAGGAGTATGCACAACGATGGAGAGAGCTTGCTGCTCAGGTGGAGCCTCCTCTTCATGATAAGGAAATGGTGGCAATGTTTGTGAGCACGTTACAACCACCATTCTATGAACACATGGTAGGGAATGTATCTTCAATTTTTGCTGATATCATCATCATAGAGATTGGgctaaaaaatggaaaaattacATATAGCCCGCTTGCGGCTACAACTCCTAAAAAGCCTGATTTCAGTCTTGGGAAGAAGATGGAAGTAGAGGTGCACGCAACATCAACAATACCTAAGTGGGAAAATCAGACTCTTGCTTACCAAGCACAATCTCTACAATAGGGATCATATCAATCACAACACAATAACACTTGGAAAACTGAGGCTAACACAAATCCCAACCAGTCTTTGGGGCAAATCACTAGTCCTAGAAGGAATcaagaaaagaattatattcatttcaCTCCTATTCCTGTGACTTACACAGAGTTATTGCCGGATCTACTCCGTAATGCTTTGGTAGCTATCTGCCCAATGAAGCCTTTGGAGCCACTATACCCTAAGTATTTTGATGCAAATGCCACATGTGATTATCACGGGGGAGCCATTGGTCACTCTACTGAGAAATGTTTGTCTTACAAACACAAAGTGCAAGCTTTAATCGACTTAGGGtggttaaaatttcaagagaatAAACCCAACATTAAGGTCAATCCCCTCTCTGGGCATGATAATGCCTCAATAAATGCTATTGATCTCGAGGGACATAAGTTGGTGAAGAATGTGAGCGAAATTAAGAGTTCGCGAAAGTTTATTTTTGAGGCACTACTAACAGTAGGATTATTGGGAGGTGAATATAACTTAAGGGATGCATGCGGGTTCCATCCAGGTGCTGAACATTCCATCGAGGCGTGCAAAAAGTTCGAAAATTTTCTACAGAATTTGATCGACAAGAACTTCGTGCAAGTATGTTGTGGGGACAAAGAGGACAAGAGGAGGCTGGTAGAAGAAAAGAATGAGCTAGGCCTAGCTCGCATAGAAGGACGAGAACGAAAGAAAGGGAAGATTTGCATCAGTGACATCAAAGAGAGCTTCCGCAGTGTTAGATGGATTAACGCTTGTCAGATATCACCATCGAGGATGGAAATGGATTGGAAACCTTAGACTTTGCGCGGTCCTGTCCTCCAGACATATAGTTGAATAATTGAGAGATAATGAATTACCCGTGATGTTTAATTTggagaaaatgtttttttagtttatccTATTGCTTTACCCGAAGGGAGTTTAcgtgatgtttttttttcttttatgcttAGTGTGACAAtacaaaacatttataatttgcATTTTCGATCGTTTTCGTTTTATTTATTCGTTTTATAAACTCAAATAATGCAAATATGATGATGAATATTTTAATGTCGATATTCCTGATTTTGAGCACTCTATTGATAATATGGAAGATGATAATGAGGATGACTGAGAACCTTCTCCGTTTTGTCAGAAGATGAATGGGGCAGTTGGTGTtgctaataaaaatataaagaagattatACAAAAGATGGTGGTCATGTACAAGGATTGACATGAGATGCTTCCTGTTGCATTGCATGGATATCATACGTCAATATGTACTTCAACTGGGGCAACACCTTTCTATCTAGTATATGGAATGGAAGCAAGTAGTACTCCTCTTTGAGGTGGAAATCTCATCCTTGCGAGTATTAATGGAAACTCAATTAGAAGAAGCAGAATGGGTTCAAGCTAGACTTGACCAACTTAACCTCATTGTGGAAATAAGGTTAACTACGGTGTGTCACAGACAATTATaccaaagaagaatgaaaaaacGTTTGGCAAAAAGATGCATCTCAGAGAGTTCCATGAAGGCGATCTGGTTTTGAAAAAATCTTACCTATACAAAGGGACCATAGAGGCAAATGGACTCCAAATTTTGAAGGCCTGTATGTGGTGAAGAAAGCATTCTCTGGTGGGGCACTAATTCTCATAAGGATGGATGGGGAGGAGTTACCATTGCCAGTCAACTCTGATGcggttaaaaaaatttatacatgaTGAGCAACATAGGTGGTAGGAAAGCAAAGAGTGGGAGTGAGAATATAAAACATTGGATTGTTAGTTGTAGGAAAGGGTGGTGTGggtgaataaaatatattgggctgaaaaataaaataaaatcaaggtgaaagaaaaacataaatgaaagataaaaaatgtcGAAAAAAGATTGAACctaatcaaagaaaaaatatttattttatttattttattttttctattttttcattatttttttctaaaaaagttttttattaagCCGAATGAAATTGAGTGGTGGCACCAAACAAGCCAAGGTTCGATCATGATGATTATATGTCGAGTTGTAATGGGAGATCGAGGAGAAACCCACAATCTTCTCATGACTTTTACACATGTCAGAGGTTTCTTGTGACTATTGTGGAGGCATGATAAAATTTTACCTGCCCCATGATGTACGACAATTATTCTGGCCTAGAGTTTGGAGCTCTAAactgaagaataaaaaaaatgaataatctGATTCAAAGTGAACGATACGTTAAGTGAGAAAATCCTTGTCCTTAAACCTTGGACTTGACTTCTTATTTATACCTTCCAAGGTTTTATATCATATATCGCTAtgctaaaaaatataataactataacaaaatataaaaattataagatacaATATATGTTAAATCATAAGAATATGTTAATAGAATAAAAACCTCTTAAGAGCCTCGAGgcttaataattttgttgtaaCTTCAAAAACTCTCATATAAGTCCAAAATAAGTATCACATGTATTTGGGTTGGTCCATGAGCAATTTATCCATCTTCAGATTCAGGTTGGAACGTGAACGATTAGGAAAATACAAATCTGTATGACCTACCAGATACAATTCTTTTTCACAAACAGACTAAGTTGTAAGAACATCCATCAATTTTCACCGTTTGATATGTTTCTCTATGTGAGTCCAATATTAATAGATTTAGAATATCTTATGCATAATTACATAACCTAGATCATCTTAACATAGTATTTTCttcctaaaaataatatttttcacaaGAGACTACATGTCATATCATAACCATAACATCATAGATTCTTCGTATACGTTTCaaatcaattcaaatactaATAGATTTATAAATTCGTCATTTATCACATATACTAATGTACAAATATGTTATGACAATAAACTAAAgggaaaataatttatcatttacaaaaaatttaaaacatgtttcATAAAAAACGTCAAAAACACTTTGCTCATCCGACGAATTAAGTACATGTTGCAATTCACTCATCCACCATTGTACTTGCTCAACCAAAGATGTCAACTTGCCCATCGAATTTTAACTACCTAGGAAAACATATTCTCATCCGACAACTAAAGTATTCGTTTAAAGACTACATTAGTAagagtttttataaaaaaagacatTGTTTAATGATAAGTAATTCAGTTAGTGACCAAAATTCTCAGATTTTCTTCTCagattttcaattaattaaatttcctCTAGTGATAAAAACATTGTGAGTTTTAATGAAACAACTCACCGAACGAATTTGATTCTTTAAGCAGCTAAAACTTCTCGATTCAATTGCATGAAATTTTCTTAATGAATCTAcgtgatttaaatattttaaaaaatataacaagtaATGTAATTGGTTCAAATTCAAATCTTTCTTCCTTTATCATGCCTAacataatcatgtttttttttaaataataacttgaaccaatttgattatattctaagttatatg
This region of Vigna unguiculata cultivar IT97K-499-35 chromosome 5, ASM411807v1, whole genome shotgun sequence genomic DNA includes:
- the LOC114184675 gene encoding uncharacterized protein LOC114184675; this translates as MEDWETAQETIKADINQLKDQVGQILEALKSLRVSGEASSAKGEKSTHDAPFAFPTYGLPLGYTTPVGEYSEAEHASFSFPINTPRNEVTTSAEPRVIVIPKPLNTIVDDDSLGKITPHPTMQAVSVDVEGTKTKLEILEERLRAIEGGGNYGFGDIAGLSLVRDVKIPHKFKVSKFEKYKGTTCPKSHLTMYCRKMTAYAYDDKLLIHFFQDSLSGIALNWYTHLEASHIRSWMDLVDTFLKQYKYNMDIAPDRLQLQNMAKRDAESFKEYAQRWRELAAQVEPPLHDKEMVAMFVSTLQPPFYEHMVGNVSSIFADIIIIEIGLKNGKITYSPLAATTPKKPDFSLGKKMEVEGSYQSQHNNTWKTEANTNPNQSLGQITSPRRNQEKNYIHFTPIPVTYTELLPDLLRNALVAICPMKPLEPLYPKYFDANATCDYHGGAIGHSTEKCLSYKHKVQALIDLGWLKFQENKPNIKVNPLSGHDNASINAIDLEGHKLVKNVSEIKSSRKFIFEALLTVGLLGGEYNLRDACGFHPGAEHSIEACKKFENFLQNLIDKNFVQVCCGDKEDKRRLVEEKNELGLARIEGRERKKGKICISDIKESFRSVRWINACQISPSRMEMDWKP